A window of Candidatus Binatia bacterium contains these coding sequences:
- a CDS encoding chemotaxis protein CheB: MVYLSLAQTGKTKQVDARQKMGEEDLSERKRNGSPTAEFFTKGAFDIVALAASAGGLNALSQVLAALPADFPAALVVVQHLDPRHRSLMADILSRRTALRVKQAEEGDRLAPATAYIAPPNKHLLVNADSTLSLTQTELVHFVRPSADLLFESVAASYKDRSIAVVLSGTGSDGTMGVKAIKKMGGTVIVQDEKTAEFVGMPTAAVQTGSVDFVLPLEEIPSALVTLISAKELTHA, translated from the coding sequence ATGGTCTATCTTTCTCTCGCGCAAACCGGTAAGACTAAGCAGGTCGACGCAAGGCAAAAAATGGGAGAAGAAGATCTTTCCGAAAGGAAGAGAAACGGCTCCCCCACCGCGGAGTTCTTCACTAAAGGCGCCTTTGATATCGTGGCTCTAGCCGCTTCGGCCGGGGGCCTCAATGCCCTGAGCCAGGTTCTGGCCGCGCTGCCGGCGGATTTTCCCGCAGCCCTTGTCGTCGTCCAACATCTCGATCCGCGCCATCGCAGCCTCATGGCCGACATTTTGAGCCGCCGCACCGCGCTCAGAGTCAAGCAGGCCGAAGAAGGAGACCGCCTGGCGCCCGCCACGGCTTATATCGCGCCGCCGAACAAACACCTCCTGGTCAATGCCGACAGCACGCTGTCTCTCACGCAAACGGAATTGGTCCATTTCGTCCGGCCGTCCGCCGACTTGTTATTCGAATCGGTGGCGGCAAGTTACAAAGACCGCTCTATCGCCGTCGTCCTCTCCGGCACGGGCAGCGACGGCACGATGGGAGTGAAGGCGATCAAGAAGATGGGCGGAACGGTGATCGTCCAGGACGAAAAGACGGCGGAGTTTGTCGGCATGCCGACCGCCGCCGTGCAGACCGGCAGCGTCGATTTCGTCCTGCCGCTGGAGGAGATCCCGTCCGCGCTGGTGACGCTGATATCGGCGAAGGAATTAACCCATGCCTGA